From the genome of Tachysurus vachellii isolate PV-2020 chromosome 2, HZAU_Pvac_v1, whole genome shotgun sequence, one region includes:
- the LOC132858840 gene encoding choline O-acetyltransferase-like, whose amino-acid sequence MPVLEQEPSRDSHGLPTLPVPDLQQTLSSYLRCVKHLVPEAQFQKTKDMVEKFGKPGGTGEMLQKKLLERRDQTKNWVYDYWLEDMYLNNRLALPVNSSPVLVFPRQDFRDRDDSLRFAARLMSGVMEYKAMLDRRTLPPDCVRGQEVGAELCMEQYYRFFTSYRRPGLNKDSLITQSSTGAQKTPELGHVIVACNNQFFVLNLMEKSRRLDESDVLTQLVRISKMAEKVEEKRPPVGLFTSDSRTDWAKARDMLLKDPVNRESLELMEQCVCVLCLDEPTGVQPTDSNRAALILHGGGHDKNGANRWYDKSVQFVVGADGVCGVVCEHSPFEGIVLVQCTEYLLRYVSRSPSKLMKRSSVSDLPAPQRLSWNCSSQILSMLSSSANNLQRLVRNLDMEVFTFRGYGKEFIKKQKMSPDAFIQVALQLAVYRCTRRLVSTYESASTRRFLHGRVDNIRSSTAEALHFSKAMTDEGVCVQDSEKMERLRKAIDIQSHNTKMAVTGFGIDNHLLGLREIARELKMETPDIFTDETYRLSNQFILSTSQVPTTVDMFCCYGPVVANGYGACYNPQAEHILFCVSSFRECVSTSSLLLVKALDQALTDMRELCNKCNTIGQNEGGAKPATPRK is encoded by the exons ATGCCTGTGCTGGAACAAGAACCTTCCAGAGACAGCCAT GGCCTACCCACACTACCTGTACCAGACCTGCAGCAAACCCTGTCTTCATACCTGAGGTGTGTGAAACATCTCGTGCCTGAAGCTCAGTTTCAGAAGACCAAAGACATGGTGGAGAAGTTCGGCAAACCAGGAGGAACAGGAGAGATGCTCCAGAAGAAATTACTGGAGAGGAGAGACCAGACCAAGAACTGG GTTTATGATTACTGGCTGGAGGACATGTACCTGAACAACAGACTCGCACTTCCTGTTAACTCCAGTCCCGTCCTGGTGTTTCCCAGACAGgacttcagagacagagacgaCTCCCTCAG ATTTGCTGCTCGTCTGATGTCAGGTGTGATGGAGTATAAAGCCATGCTGGACAG GAGGACTTTACCCCCGGATTGTGTTCGAGGTCAGGAGGTCGGTGCTGAGCTGTGTATGGAGCAGTATTACCGTTTCTTCACATCCTACAGACGACCTGGACTAAACAAAGACTCACTGATCACACAGAGCAGCACAGGAGCCCAGAAAACACCTGAACTCGGACACGTCATAGTGGCCTGCAACAACcag TTCTTTGTGTTAAATCTGATGGAGAAATCGCGGAGGCTGGACGAGAGTGATGTCCTTACCCAGCTGGTCAGGATCAGTAAAATGGCAGAGAAGGTTGAGGAGAAACGTCCCCCTGTCGGCCTCTTCACCTCGGACAGCCGCACGGACTGGGCTAAAGCTAGAGacatgctgctgaaag ACCCAGTGAACCGTGAGTCTCTGGAGCTGatggagcagtgtgtgtgtgtgctgtgtctggATGAACCCACTGGAGTTCAGCCCACCGACTCCAACAGAGCGGCACTCATTCTGCACGGCGGTGGTCATGACAAGAACGGCGCCAACCGCTGGTACGACAAGTCGGTGCAG TTTGTGGTTGgtgctgatggtgtgtgtggagtggtgTGTGAACACTCACCATTCGAGGGGATCGTTCTGGTCCAGTGCACTGAATACCTGTTGAGGTACGT GTCCAGAAGCCCCAGTAAGCTGATGAAGAGGTCGAGTGTGAGCGATCTTCCAGCTCCACAAAGACTCTCCTGGAATTGTTCTTCTCAGATCCTGAGCATGCTCTCATCCTCTGCTAACAACCTTCAGAG ACTCGTAAGAAACCTGGATATGGAGGTTTTCACATTCCGAGGATACGGCAAAGAGTTTATTAAGAAGCAGAAGATGAGTCCTGACGCTTTCATCCAGGTGGCGCTACAGCTGGCCGTCTACAG ATGCACCAGGAGGTTAGTCTCCACCTACGAGAGCGCCTCCACCCGCCGTTTCCTTCACGGTCGTGTTGACAACATCCGCTCGTCCACTGCCGAGGCGCTGCACTTCTCTAAAGCCATGACAgatgagggagtgtgtgtgcag gactCTGAGAAGATGGAGAGACTGAGGAAGGCTATAGACATACAGAGCCACAACACCAAGATG GCCGTTACAGGATTTGGAATAGATAATCACTTGCTGGGCCTTCGGGAAATTGCCCGAGAGCTGAAGATGGAAACTCCAGACATTTTCACAGACGAGACATATCGCCTCAGCAACCAGTTCATCCTCTCCACTAGTCAG GTCCCTACAACAGTAGACATGTTCTGCTGTTATGGCCCAGTGGTTGCTAATGGTTATGGGGCATGTTACAATCCACAGGCTGAACACATCCTGTTCTGCGTGTCCAGTTTCCGTGAGTGTGTGTCCACCTCATCTCTACTGCTGGTGAAGGCTCTAGATCAAGCACTTACAGACATGAGGGAGCTGTGCAATAAATGCAACACTATCGGTCAGAATGAGGGTGGGGCTAAGCCAGCCACGCCCAGGAAGTAA